The uncultured Trichococcus sp. DNA segment GGGGCGTTGGATTCGGATTCCGGGGAACTCTATGTGATCCAAGGGGATGTGCCTTCCTTGCAACAGTTGCCCAAGAGCGGCTGCCGTTTTGCCGGACGTATTCCCTGGATTCCTTTTTCCGCCCATGAACAATCACCAAAAATGCATGAGGTTTCAAAAGGACATTCAGTCAGGTGCACGTGTCATGAGTCCTTCCGTTTTGAAGGGGAGAGTGAATAAGATGGGAGTTTTGGAAATTAAAGATTTGAAGGTTCACTACCCGGTCAAGAGCGGTTTCCTGGCAAGGGGAAAAAGCAACGCAGCCGTTGACGGCATCAGTCTGTCCCTGGAAGAAGGGAAGAATTACGGTCTGGTGGGCGAGTCAGGATCCGGAAAATCCACTGTCGGAAGAGCGATCGTCGGATTGGAGCGGATCACTGCCGGCCAAATCATTTATGAAGGCACTGACGTCACCGCTGCGGTAGGGAAGCGGAAATCAGCCTACAAACGAAATGTCCAGATGATTTTTCAAGATTCGAGTGCCAGCTTGAATCCGAAAAAACAGATCGGACAGATCATTTCCGAACCTTTGCATAATTTTGAGAAGCTTTCCCGGCAGGAAGAGAAAAAACGGGTGCTGGAACTAATGGAAATGGTAGGGTTGCCGGAAGACGCGCTGCAGAAATATCCCCACGAATTCACCGGCGGACAAAAGCAACGCATCGCTTTGGCGCGGGCGGTTGCGCTACGGCCGAAATTTGTCATAGCTGATGAACCGGTTTCGGTATTGGACCTTTCCGTTCAGGCACAAGTGCTGAATTATATGAAACGCATCCAAGAACAGTACAAACTCAGTTATCTGTTCATTTCCCACGATCTTGGCGTTGTGAAGCAGATGTGCGATGAATTGGCCATCATGTACCAGGGAAGGTTCGTGGAATATGGAGACCGGCAGGACATCTATCTCAATCCGCAGCACATCTACACAAAGAGGCTCCTTTCCGCAATACCGAACTTGGATCCGGTCAACCGGGATGTGCACAAACGCTTGCGGCGGGAAATAGAATCAGAATACAAACAAAGTATGGAGAGTTATGTGGCAGAGGACGGTCGGATTGGCGACTTGGTTCCGTTGTCGGATACGCATCGGATTGCCGGTGAGCCATCGAAAGGAGAGCGTTAGCGATGTGGAATAGGTTTCTGAGGCGCATCTTCTTTATCATTCCGCAGCTGTTGGCGTTCAGTTTGTTGGTGTTTGCGCTAGCGCAATGGATGCCGGGAGATCCGCTGACCGGGCTTGTTGTTCCGGGGATGGATCAGGGCAGCATTGACGCGATTCAAGCGAGTGCGGTCCTGGATGGCCCTTGGTATGTTCGGTATCTGCGGTGGATCGCAAATATGCTCAGAGGGGATTTCGGACTCAGTTACACTTACCGGATGCCTGTTGAGGTCCTTGTGGGTGCAAGGATTGGCAACACGCTCTGGCTGGCAGCGGCCTCTCTGTTGTTGACGTATCTGATCGCTGTTCCGCTTGGCATTTATGCAGGCCGTTTTAATGGTTCTTCGGGAGACAAAGTCATTCGGTTTTTGAACAGCATCAGTTTTGCCTTGCCGCTATTTGTTGTTGCCTTGCTGTTGGTTTGGCTGTTTGGATTTCAACTGGCACTGTTTCCGACGCGGGGGATGCCCTTGTTGCCGGAATCGCAGACCGTGCTTGCCGCTCTTTGGAACAGGCTCCACCACTTAGCGTTGCCGGCGCTGGCTTTTGCCCTTTCGGCATCCAGCAGCATTATCCGGATTTTAAGGTCGGGCATCATCGAGGCAAAGCAGGAGGATTACGTGCTGACAGCCCGCTCAAAAGGTGTCCCGGAGAGCATGGTGTATCGTAGGCACATCTTCAGGAACGCGAGTTTGCCGATAACGTCTTTGTTGGGCTATGACATCACCGGTTTTATAGGCGGAAGTATTTTCATCGAATACATATTTTCCTATCCGGGGATCGGCCGATTGTTCATCAGTTCTTTGGAATCACGCGATTTTAGTGTCATCGTTGCCTTGTTGCTTATTTATGGGGTGGCTGCGTTGATGGGCACGTTAATATCTGACATCGTATTGACCATTGTGGATCCGCGCGTCAGGATGAAATAGCAAGAGGAAAGGGGGGATATGTTGAATACGGAGGATGAAAAGAAAGCAGGAAGAATGGAAGAGTTGAAGGCGGAGATCGCCTCCGTTGCGACAGGCGAGAACCGTTTGAGCCACGAAGTGAATGAGGAAACAAAAGCAGCTGTCGATTTTCGCGGCATGCTTGAAGAATTCAAAAAAGACAAGCTGGCGGTCATTGCTTTGGCTACGCTCGTTTTGCTTTTGTTGTTCGTATTTGTTGGATCCGTCTTTTTTGATGAAAGCCAAGTCATGCAGGTGGATCTCCTGAACAGGTATGCTTCGCCGGGGGGGGATCATCTGTTGGGAACCGATGAAGCGGGACGGGATGTGCTGGGCCAATTGTTGTTGGGAGCGCGCGCTTCTCTGGTGGCCGCGAGCGCCGTGACAATCCTGACGGGATTCATCGGCATCGGATTGGGTCTGCTGTCCGGCTATTACGGCGGATTCCTGGACAGTCTGCTTATGCGCTCCGTTGAATTCATCATGGTTCTTCCGGCAAGTG contains these protein-coding regions:
- a CDS encoding ATP-binding cassette domain-containing protein; this encodes MGVLEIKDLKVHYPVKSGFLARGKSNAAVDGISLSLEEGKNYGLVGESGSGKSTVGRAIVGLERITAGQIIYEGTDVTAAVGKRKSAYKRNVQMIFQDSSASLNPKKQIGQIISEPLHNFEKLSRQEEKKRVLELMEMVGLPEDALQKYPHEFTGGQKQRIALARAVALRPKFVIADEPVSVLDLSVQAQVLNYMKRIQEQYKLSYLFISHDLGVVKQMCDELAIMYQGRFVEYGDRQDIYLNPQHIYTKRLLSAIPNLDPVNRDVHKRLRREIESEYKQSMESYVAEDGRIGDLVPLSDTHRIAGEPSKGER
- a CDS encoding ABC transporter permease, which codes for MWNRFLRRIFFIIPQLLAFSLLVFALAQWMPGDPLTGLVVPGMDQGSIDAIQASAVLDGPWYVRYLRWIANMLRGDFGLSYTYRMPVEVLVGARIGNTLWLAAASLLLTYLIAVPLGIYAGRFNGSSGDKVIRFLNSISFALPLFVVALLLVWLFGFQLALFPTRGMPLLPESQTVLAALWNRLHHLALPALAFALSASSSIIRILRSGIIEAKQEDYVLTARSKGVPESMVYRRHIFRNASLPITSLLGYDITGFIGGSIFIEYIFSYPGIGRLFISSLESRDFSVIVALLLIYGVAALMGTLISDIVLTIVDPRVRMK